CATCAATGCCATACGGTACATATGATCAGCTATTGATTCAGGACCCTTTATGCCATGATTGATCCATCCTTTTCGTTTTGTAGActgcaagagagagagagagagagagagagcaaggCTAAAGCCATCCCTACTGAAACACAAATAACTTGACAGCTAACTGTTTCAATCTCTCAAGATATAAACCATTAAAAAAGTAACTACGGTATCTCAGTGGCTGATACCTTGGAACTTACAAGAAGTTCTAAGTAGACATTGATACATgtaaagaaacagaaaattgacccttttccttctttttctttcccgTTTAATTTCCTTATTTTCGTGCTAAGCACTTCGACACCAAGTTCATAGGTTATACATCCACCAGATgaatttatattgataatgatttttccaacaataacAAATCTTAGTTTTTAGAAATGTTTGCAATCTAAAGGCACCAAAGAATACTAAGCAAAAACCATACACCTCTTATCATATGacatatgaattttgaaacttcTCAATGCCGCCAGATTCAACAGTGAAAACTCCAAGTAAGGGCAGAAACTAAGTACACAGTTACTTTGAGAAAAGCAAATTCCTTTGCCCTCATATATTTCTTATCTTTACACATATCATCCTACAGTAGATCCCCACCCGGCCACCCATATGCAACATTAAATATGCTAGACAGAAGACATTTGCATAGTTCATTCTTACTGTTCGCTTACACAACAAGAATACATACAATCTTTGAAGTGTTTTAATTGACAAAACAAATTCTAACCAAGGTGGTTACATAATGTTCCTATAAATGCAAACCCgcaataaattatactaacACTACAACATCATCTCTCCTTTATATCCAGAAAAGActtccccctccccccccaaGCAAAAAAAGGGTTCCAACTTCGGATCTactttttatcatataattgtcCAGCGTACAACCCTCTGCCATCATTTCCTATACCCTTTTCCTCAATTTAGTTAGGCTCTGTAGTAAAAACCTACAATTGAACATGCCAACATGGAAAAGTGATACTTCACCAAAGATATCACCTACTCTAAGATCACTGACCACGATAAAAAGTTACTCAAACGTCAAAACCTTCTCAAATTCAACCCCTTTCCGCCAATCACAAGCGAAGAACCATTAGAAGTAAACactaaacaaaacaaattcaTCATATACATCACCGAAACAACACAAGATTCATTTACCGGAAAAAAAGCAAGAACACGCAAATAGAGAAATTCCCACGTACCTTCAAACGGTGGCACAATGTGAGAAAATCAATGGCGGAAGCAGGGGATGAAGATGAGTGCGCATGGGCCGAACTTCCGCTACCCGATCCGAACCCGGATACAGCTCGATCCATTTTCATGGAATCGAGGCTGGGGTTGTTGGAATGAAGGGAAACGATTCTTGGGCTTGGCGGGTCTGAGAAAAATGGGATTTTGATAGAGAATTTGTGGGAAGAATTTAATCTTTGGAAGTTCGTGTGAGAGAGTGAAGATGAGTTTGCTCTAGCTGCCGCAGCAGATGCCATTGTTGTTAGCTTTGAGAATAGAACACAATTTTTGTTGTACAAAGAAAAAGTACGAAACAGCTTCCCCTATTTTGCTGCTTTTTCTTTCtggtttcttgtttcttcttccttttctacCATCAACAATGCCAATATATCATTCTCtcgttattttttattttttttatcatttttctttaaaaaaaaaaaaaacagagtaAGACACAAGAACAAGGGcagatttattatttctttatgcaTATGAAATagtttattacaaattataaatattgttacgACAACATAACTTTTACTACTCCATAAATACTATATTccaaaaaaaacaacataattcTTATACTATAttgttttctaaaaataatatcttagaAAAGGGTCAAATACACTTTGCACtcctaaattatatattttgtctcatttacatcccaaaatataaaaataacaaaacacccctgataaaatataattcggcatttataagataaaaatacccTTCTCACTTAcctctatactttttattctactccctaaaatatgtattatttaaatatctcctccaaattatttttagtgatttaaaattttattcatattttatttaaaaataacatttataatttataattttttataaattatgaaatacaaaaaatatttataaactcaatataatgtaaatatattttacaaataaattatgttatttaaaagatgtgttgatacataatgcatataatattataaaaaagtatgttatataatttaatttttattcaattacatgtctacataataaaaatatatcatatccttgcttaaaaaaatataaaatattatgtattaattatattatagatttatatactttacagtatatatatgttcaatgtaatattttaaatttgtattgataatttatttttaaaaaaagttcaatatatataacaacacatgcaaaaattaggtaaatattttatcaattctgtaaaaaaaatataagaattataaatttatggatCTTATACAGATTCTATactcaatataaaattataaattttggatagtgtttattttaaataaaaattataataaatttagattatatttatgagaatgattgtaatagatatattttaggagtgtaaataataaggacatttccgtaaacaaaataatatatatatcatgaggggctatttgttatatatagtttaGGAGTGTAAATGCATTTTATGCATAGTTAAGGAGTGCAAAGTGCAATTAACCCTTTAGAAAATGTTTATTTTAGTGTAGTCaactcttaaaaataatacaaataatattttggtttaactgttaaagttaaaatttcataaacaaaTTCGAATTTTTAAGTACTTGTATCAAATTGACGTATTACTTAAATTATTGACATattcacataattatatacttatttttttttaaaaaaaaaaaaaccaattgATAATCTTAATTCAAGAATCTACTTTAGAAATGGGATGtattgaaaaaggaaaaagcaaTATTAACTGGAAAAGTTGCACTTAATGTGTCCATGGGTGTGAATATTTAAgttttagttaattttcaaatttaaattgtaatttttttactatatgaTATTGTTAAAATAACGATATCGACTAAAGGGGTATTATTCAACATGCTTTCGCTAGAGTTTGATATAAGTGATTTCATTCCCCcctttttataaatgaatggGGTATTTACACTACTACAAAGTTACGTTATTTTGAACATGTATGGGTGAAGTACCATTTCGTCCCTTACTTATTACATGGTTACAGTTTGTCTACCAAGGCTATTTTAGTAATCTACCTTATTACAATGATTTGATAGATTTGACTACAAGCTTTCCTTTTAAGGagatattcttcttttctttcagtaATACGATTTATTTTTCCTCCATCATTATATaagttgaaataattttagttgGGCACGAGTCAATTTAAGTATCAAGCTAAAGATACGAATTAATCCATTTTTGTGCATATCGATAAAATTGAGGcattataatctaaaaatttgTAGGTTCTAGTTTTGAATTATTGTctgttttataataatttattattatatttatttgaatacaatttttaatttaaaattattaatacgattgatcaactttttatatttaaaaacaaccaacgattaatgaattattattattaacaaaaaagataaaacgTATAGTGAGAGACCATGAGACTACCAAGACATGCAGTGGACCAAAACTCTTAGCCCATAATGAAGCTAACAGTTAAGGACATGTGATTTGAGCAACATGCGATGGACcaaaacttcataaaaattgatgaCAGTGAAGAccaatgagaaagaaaatctCTAGTGGGAGATGTGTAAATGTGTCTGATTTGAGGCTGTAGCCCTCCTCTCCTAGTCAAAGTCTAAATAAACCATGTTTAACATATGTCCTTCTAGATCAATTTTATGACACCCAAGTATGTACATTTTCTTCCCTTCAAATGTTCAAAGCTGGACAAGGAAAGTTGCATTCTCTAACACATTCCACCACCTCCAATTTCTCCATATCTAtctcttataattaatatatatatattatcttgttttaatatttcatcataATTAGTTTGAACTTTGAATTGTTATATGGCTTCGTACAAATTTTGACTGtgtaagaataatatttacaagattaaaatatacagATAGATAAATgttgtataaatttaaataaaaaattataatctttgaaagtaaaaattatttctcaattcttttattcaaattgtGATTTAAGGACTGAAAGGGTGTTTTTCGATtcaaatgtgtaattttttttgaatttgtggGAACAAgttatgtattattttgaaattcagtATCAAGATCCCAAAGGTTTGTAGCCATGGAAGATGTGAAATCTTGCAGTTGTGATACTTCATTGTGGCTGAGAGTTTTGGATTTGAAACTCCGTGTGCATGTTTTATGTATAGAATCCCTTCTTTTGGGTCGATCAAGTTGCCTGAGTTCACCCAAGACTATCATCATCGATAATCATGTGCTTAAAAGTTTAAGATCATATTACATGGATTCAtgcaattacaaatatttgatcctgtaaatattgatattcacagctattttgaattaaggtacatcaataatattttgaacaaaccactctttatttttcatttgatctCACATCAACTGATTTAGACATCAAATAGTCTTTGTTGATAACCTTCTACTAAACCTAACAATCTGTCCATCCTTCTTATCAGATTCTCAAGTATTTCGAAATTAGACTATCATTGAGAACACCTTGACTTTCTGTTCCGAATCAAGTATACATAATGTAAATACCAATCAATTTATCTCGAAGCAATAAAAATACTCAAGTCACTATCACGATttcccctttttcttctttagaaCTCATTTGagctgcatatatatatttatgtatgtatataaaatgCTTTTTCAGTTgcatacttttctttttccatcaTTTAATTTAGTTCATCAATTCGCAGACATATAGAGGtggaattttaaaacttttgtgTCATTTTATTATGACATAATTCAATTGATGTTTACATATAGACAGTCTTAATTTCCCCATTTCTTTTGTAGCCAAGTTGTCGTCATACCTGAATATGTCTCTAGAGTTCTTCCTCAGCATCCACGAAAGTGCTCAATATGAtaggttttattttgaaagccaaatagaatattaaagcCTGCACTACATAAATATGCTAATCTTGTTACCCccaataaattcatttttaattaattaaaaagagaaatgataattaattctccacacattaaaaaaaataactattgattacaatattaatagttaTGACTAAGAATCATTTGTAAATGAATAACTATTGTGAACCATGTCAAACAAAATCTAtgcaaaaatgacaaaaatttttagtcattttttctGCCAGATCTAGTCCCCAACTCAATTAGATCATGTAAAAGCCACATGCAATTTtctgattaatttgattaaaaaatgactaaaattgtcaagatgattttattgtatatatatgatatatataagatttaaaatacatttgatatgatttactatgtcaataattttaacttatcattaaatattaagggATGATGTGAAGGTAAAAAGACAGGTATATATTGCGTGCTATGACTCCTATTAAAAACTATTGACCCTAATAACAATTAGTGAAACTTGGACTAACTATTTGACGTACGATAGCGTTGGATTGAACTTTCTAGTATTCTTCTTAACACACTCCATTCCTTAATTAGTATTAAGCAAATCAACAAGATTGTAATAAAACTcatatatagaaaagaaacCCCACCAACCTATCCAAAAATGACAAGCCCAGAAATCATATACTGCTAATTGACTGCAATTTTTATAGTTAGAAGTCAGGTGACGGCCTTTGAACTGGAAAATCCGTGCACTCATCAACGGAAAATTCTGTTTGGTCTAATACAAGACAAGAAAATTCGTCACCTCaacatgcaatttttcttctcaaaacCTCCAAATATGCCTATAAATATACGCTTTTAATTTCGGAGATCCCAGAAACACGATTGTCCTAATTACACAATCCTGCAGCTTCAGAGCATCCTAATCTCCACGAAAATGCTTCGGATTGTACCACAATCAACCCTGCTAAACTACGTAGTTTTGATCGCTACACAGCTTAAATGGGCATGGGATTATCTTCTCCATCAGTCCTTCTTCCAGCACCATGCAACTAGGTTGCCTGAATACGTGGATGAACTGTCGATAAGGGAGTTTGAGAGCAAGAATCCTGAAGATCATGTAATAGAATGTGCTGTTTGTCTGTGCAAGATTGATGAAGGAGATGAGGTTAGAGAACTGAGGTGTGGCCATTTGTTCCATAGGGTTTGTTTGGATAGGTGGATCGGATGTGGGCACGGGACGTGCCCGTTGTGCCGGAGTAATCTGAAGCAGCCTAAGTTCGTGGCGGAGCTACACCGGGAGTTGATTGTGTTCGACTTCTGCACCGTTAGATCGGGTGGTGAGCGCTACACGTGGTGGCTGCGGTGAAGTTGGTTGGTGGTGCTGTTTATAAAGTGATTAACTcatcatttcttcattttttttaattttttttttcttttgggtagTGTTCAATTATGTATTTCTTGATGTAATTAAGGATGAAATGTTGTGCAATAAcataattctataattaaatgattctctaattttatatatgtttggaACTTAAATCTTAATGAAAGGAACGCAAAGAATATCttgagaaataaaatgattattgaGAAAGCATGTccatatattacaaatttattcatCCCAATTTCATTCTATTTCTTATTGATTCTTTTAGAAATACAATTCACAACATATCCACCGTTTCAAAGTTAATTTGATTGactacataaaaatataaaacgaacaaacaataaaaattaatttatataattagaataaaatataggCATGTCATTTATCAATGttgaacaaattattaatattacgttaaatacaatttattttgtaaatacatatattaaaaaaaatattaaaatattttaatatgtgaTCATActttccaatattttttgaagtggCACGTTCAGGACAAggacaaaattcaaaattcatctAGAATTTGATTCAGTTTTATAAATCCAAAATCCAAACTTAAGCTGAAATGCACCTCAACAGGGTACGTGActctgtaattatatatttttttaatttaaaatttatgactgatttgattcgattaaaataaaaatgtgtttgtttcaaaatttagttatgaGGTCATCATCCTACGTTCATTCCCGACTTTTAAGAAATCCCATGTTCTGATTTACCaactattcaaatttttgtgtCTCTCTCTTGCATACAGCCAAATGCCAATTTTGATGTTAGACTGAGACCAGCCCTCTCTTTCGACCAAACGTAGGGTATTTACTACAACATTGAACCCACTTTGTTCATAAGCAGACCGGCCAGTAcatgagagagagaagagaaagagaagaaaaaaccaaCACAAACAAAACTAAAGTGTAGTTATTACAAGGAAAAACTCGTAAATAAACAAAACTAAGCTTTGGTCCATTATTACCATTTGGTCTTGGTCCGATGAAAGTGCATGAAATCATAACTCATCACCAAACTTCCATgccattattttcaaattgaatCTCTCCACCAAAACATAGCATCCAAACTCACCCTCCTCATGTTCTTTCAATTCGTCCGCTCTATTAATCCTTACCTGCCGATCTCCCCCGCCTACCCAACCACCTCTCGCTTGCTCCCGCTTCATTCTTTCGACTACTTTCGCTCTCAATCCCACACTCGTTTGCTCTCCGCCCGGCCCATAGCTCGTAAACCAGATCACCCCATCTTGCACACTTCTCTCATTCCACACTGCTTTGATCCCACCACCAAACACTTCTTCGTTATCCACTAAAGCATCAATCACCACGGAATTCCCCTGATCACCATAAGTATTCTTCCGACGGGCGAATATCCTCCCCCATCTTTGCTCCATCGTCATCTCATAGTACAATGATCGTTTCCCCTGATCCTTAACCGTTCCTTCCTTGACAAACATAAGGGACAATACCATTTCCCCACGACTAATGATTCAGAACCTTTCTGTGATGGAGAGAAGTCAAACTCTGGAAGGCTAGCACGATGTTTGGAGTTGAGGCCGTTTGCTATACTTAGTTTGAATTTACAAGGCCTGGCGTAGATTACCCACCCGATTTGTTGGAAGAAATAAGGAGAGAAACCATCTGGTGCTAGAGAGTTGGCAAAGAATCTCCACCTTGTGCTGGAACGTGCTTGACATGGACATATCTCAAATTGTTGATACATGTTGTGCGGGTCTAACGGCCTTGGTCTTACGTCTCTAACTAGTGACAGAAACAGCAGGTGCCTTGTCTTCTTCCCTGAAAAATCCAATTCAACAAGGTTTATACAAAGCTCATCTCAATCATATATCTACTGATAATATGTTTAACTTAACTAGCAGTATCTTAGGACTCTTATTTTGCTAAGCATGTCAGTACTACAATATTTTGACTGTTGTATCTGATCGAGTCATCAGATCTTCCCTGATCTGATGCATTTTGCTAACGCTCGAGCTCTAAGTCTAATGGTCAAACCTAGACGGTCATTCAGCTAGCTGGTCGTTCTGTAGTCGAACATTGGTTGATGGGTATCTCATGAATGTTACTCAGTTTCTCAGACACTACACCAGGCCTTGCTAGATTATGCCATGTGTCCTGTAAGGGCCTGTATTCCAAGTTAACCTGATCAGGCGGGTTGGTATGACCTGAACCAATACAAAAGGTTGCAGATCCTTGTCTTGTTTGGGCATTTTGCGTCTAAAAACGCATCAATTGTAGAAATTACAAATGTTGAAATCATATTTCATCTTATTCTTGACCTGGCAAGTTAAATGAAGTAAACATAGCTGCAATATCAAACTCTTGGCATAAAACCATCATAAagggataaaaaaaatccataataGTTTAACAAGAGATAGTAGAAAGCAAAACATACCTTTGTGCACATTCCACGTGGGACAGTAGGTAGTAGCGGTTTGGAGACGAGGGATGATTGAGAACAGGAATTAAGAAAACTGGAGTAACAGCAATGTCCGCTGAGCCTGTTGTATATTGCACAGTCAACTCCTTGTCCTGAGGAAAAGGCAAGTAGTGTTTAAGGATCGTGTTCTCGGAGCACCCCAGACATGAATATTTCTCATATTCTTCGTCCTGGATTACTAGGAATCCAGAATTTGGATGCTCAGGTGGTCTTGCAAGAGATTCCGGAGATTTTAGCAACTGAGAAAGAGGCCTCGtcacatacattttttttcaaaatcccCTGGATTTCTTTCTTCACGCTTCTCCTATATCAGTACtagtataaattattctaTATAGTAAAGGTACAGAAATCTTTTAAACCTGATCAAACTTGCTAAATTCTCAAACAACTGGATTAGATTTTATGTGTTCCCTACAAAGAGTTTCAGGTATTATAATACGTCAGAAGCTGATTAGATTGGTAGCAATAATGCATGAGAATAATCGATAATGCTTTTCAAACATTTTCCCTATATTTTAGCTTTCATCGAACATGTAACAGAATAATCTGTaactaaccaaaatatttgtgatTATGCCTAGAATGTTTCACCTTCTATGTTTAGACCACCCAGTACTGgtttaaataataaggtcAGAGTAATTAtcaggaaaaagaggttcagAGTGTATTGTGTTATTCAATCAATAAAGACAAAGAGCTTTGTGTTACATATGTGCtggttcaattttttgtgCGTCGCTCCTGCCTATAATCATATGTTATTGTTGATATCAGAGTAAACATAAACCAGCACCCTCTTTCCACCAATATGGGAGTCTGTAAAACATTAAAACATATACTTTGTTTATGTCAAATGAAAACTGATTCActcaattacataatcatcAAACTtaggaagagaaaaaaaaaaccaacacGACAAAGCAAAACTCCACATACAAACAGGCAAAAGCTTATAAGAAACAAAACTAAGCATTGATCTATCCCCATTTGGTCTTCATCTGATGAAAGTGTTTAAAATCGTAAGACAATAACAAACTTCCATCTATTCTCTTCATATTGAACCTCTCAACCAAAACATAGCATCCAAACTCACTCCATTCAGCGCCTTCTTTCAATTCCTCAACTTTATTAATCCTTGCTTGCCTTTCTCCCCCGCCCACCCAACCACCTCTGGCTTGCTCCCACTTCATTCTTTCGATTACTTCAACTCTCAATCCCACACTCATTTGCTCTCCCCCCAGTCCATAGCTCGTAAACCAGATCACCCCATCTTGCGCACTTCTTTCGTTCCACACAGCTTTGCTCCCACCAACAAACACTTCTTCGTTATCGACTAAAGCATCAATCACCACAGAATTCCCCTGATTGCCATAAGTATTCTTCTGACAAGCGAAAATCCGCTCCCATCTTTGCTCCATTGTCATCTCATAGTACATTGATCTTTTCACCTGATCTCTTACCGTTCCCTCCTTGACAAACATGAAGGGACAATACCATTTTCCCACGACTAACGTTTCTGAACTTTCTTGTGATGGAGGGAAGTCAAATCCTGGACAACGAGCACGAAGGTTGAAGTCGAGCCCTTGTGCTGTATCTAGACTGAAATTGTCAGGAGTCTTGGTGTAGATCGTCCACCCTTTTCGTCGGAAGAAGTAAGGGGGGAAACCATCTGGTGCTACAGATTTGGCAAAGAAGCTCCCCCTTGTGCTGCAGAGTGCTTCGTATGGAACTATCTCAAGTTGCTGATATATATTGTGAGGGTCTAACAGCCTTGGTTTTACGTCTTTAACGCAACGACAGAAACAGCAGGTGGCCTTATCTTCTTCCCTGGAGCAGGTGAATGCTTCCCTGAAAAATCCAATTCAACCACATTTATGCAAAGCTCATCTACATATATACCTGTTGCTGATTAATATCTGAAATCTATGATGTAACATCAGAAGTAAATTCTTGAGGTTCGATTATGTTTCTGCTAAATCAACCTGACACTTTGTATTAGTACCAAGTAATTTCAACagttattttcatcttttatctTCCAGAACCAGAACTAAGGTTGGATTCTTGTTCATCTTATTCTGACAGCAAGTTAATGAATTATACATAGCTGCAATACCAAGTTCCCAAGATCAGGTGATCCATAAACTCATGAACATGTGAAATCTGCTTCAACGAAGAAAATGCTTGATGCATGACGTAGTACAAATGCACATACCCTTTGTGCTTCCGGTGTGGAACAATAGCGTAGTAGCGATTAGACGACAATGGCTGATTGAGAACGGGGATTAAGAAAACTGGATCGAGGGAAACATGGGTGCTATCTCCTGAGCTTGTTGTGTATTTGACAGTCAACTCCTTGTTCTGAGGGAAAGGCAAATCCTTAAGGGTCCGGTTCTTGCAGCACCCGAAACACGAGTATGTCTCGGATTCTTGATCCTGGATTACCAGGAATCCAGAATTCGGACCCTCAGGAGGCGCTGCAAGAGATTCGGGGAATTTTAGCAGCTGAGAAAGAGGCCTAGTGACGTACATCTTCTCCTCAAACTCAAAACCTTATCCCCCAGGATTTCTTTGCTCAACGAAAT
The window above is part of the Sesamum indicum cultivar Zhongzhi No. 13 linkage group LG2, S_indicum_v1.0, whole genome shotgun sequence genome. Proteins encoded here:
- the LOC105156745 gene encoding E3 ubiquitin-protein ligase RHA2B-like — encoded protein: MLRIVPQSTLLNYVVLIATQLKWAWDYLLHQSFFQHHATRLPEYVDELSIREFESKNPEDHVIECAVCLCKIDEGDEVRELRCGHLFHRVCLDRWIGCGHGTCPLCRSNLKQPKFVAELHRELIVFDFCTVRSGGERYTWWLR
- the LOC105156746 gene encoding uncharacterized protein LOC105156746, which gives rise to MYVTRPLSQLLKSPESLARPPEHPNSGFLVIQDEEYEKYSCLGCSENTILKHYLPFPQDKELTVQYTTGSADIAVTPVFLIPVLNHPSSPNRYYLLSHVECAQREEDKAPAVSVTS
- the LOC105156443 gene encoding uncharacterized protein LOC105156443; its protein translation is MYVTRPLSQLLKFPESLAAPPEGPNSGFLVIQDQESETYSCFGCCKNRTLKDLPFPQNKELTVKYTTSSGDSTHVSLDPVFLIPVLNQPLSSNRYYAIVPHRKHKGEAFTCSREEDKATCCFCRCVKDVKPRLLDPHNIYQQLEIVPYEALCSTRGSFFAKSVAPDGFPPYFFRRKGWTIYTKTPDNFSLDTAQGLDFNLRARCPGFDFPPSQESSETLVVGKWYCPFMFVKEGTVRDQVKRSMYYEMTMEQRWERIFACQKNTYGNQGNSVVIDALVDNEEVFVGGSKAVWNERSAQDGVIWFTSYGLGGEQMSVGLRVEVIERMKWEQARGGWVGGGERQARINKVEELKEGAEWSEFGCYVLVERFNMKRIDGSLLLSYDFKHFHQMKTKWG